One Corynebacterium efficiens YS-314 DNA segment encodes these proteins:
- the hrcA gene encoding heat-inducible transcriptional repressor HrcA has product MASATEKRRYEVLRAIVADYIESQEPVGSKALLERHKLNVSSATIRNDMSVLESDGYIVQEHASSGRVPTEKGYRLFVDSIHDIKPLSLAERRAILGFLEGGVDLEDVLRRSVQLLSQLTHQAAVVQLPTLKTARVKHCEVVSLSPVRLLLVLITDTGRVDQRNVELDEPLEADQVTVLKDLLNGALAEKTLTDASEALQELSRNAPSDIRSTMEKCSGVLVATLVEQPSDRLILAGASNLTRLTRETAASVPMVLEALEEQVVMLKLLSNVTDLDHVTVHIGEENEDLQLRSASVVTTGYGSAGNTLGGLGVVGPTYMDYPGTISKVSAVARYVGRVLAGE; this is encoded by the coding sequence ATGGCTAGTGCAACGGAGAAACGCAGATATGAGGTCCTGCGGGCCATCGTCGCCGACTACATCGAATCCCAGGAGCCGGTGGGTTCCAAGGCGCTGTTGGAGCGCCACAAGCTCAATGTCAGTTCTGCGACGATCCGCAATGACATGTCAGTCCTTGAATCAGACGGTTACATCGTGCAGGAGCATGCCAGCTCGGGGCGCGTGCCCACGGAGAAGGGCTACCGCCTGTTTGTCGATTCCATCCATGACATCAAGCCGCTGTCGCTGGCGGAGCGTCGGGCGATCCTCGGTTTCCTGGAGGGCGGCGTGGATCTGGAGGATGTGCTGCGCCGGTCGGTGCAGTTGTTGTCGCAGTTGACGCACCAGGCGGCGGTGGTGCAGTTGCCCACGTTGAAGACTGCCCGGGTCAAACATTGTGAGGTGGTGTCGCTGTCGCCGGTGCGTCTGCTGTTGGTGCTCATCACGGATACCGGTCGAGTGGATCAACGCAATGTGGAGCTCGATGAGCCGTTGGAGGCCGATCAGGTCACGGTGCTCAAGGATCTGCTCAATGGTGCGCTGGCGGAGAAGACGCTGACCGATGCCTCGGAGGCGTTGCAGGAACTCAGCCGCAATGCCCCGTCGGATATCCGCAGCACCATGGAGAAGTGCAGTGGTGTCCTGGTGGCCACCCTGGTGGAGCAGCCCTCCGACCGGCTCATCCTCGCCGGTGCCAGCAACCTGACGCGCCTGACGCGTGAGACCGCCGCGAGTGTGCCGATGGTGCTGGAGGCGTTGGAGGAACAGGTGGTGATGCTGAAGCTGTTGTCCAATGTCACGGATCTGGATCATGTCACGGTGCACATCGGTGAGGAGAATGAGGATCTGCAGTTGCGCAGCGCCTCGGTGGTGACAACGGGGTATGGTTCTGCGGGTAACACCCTGGGTGGGTTGGGAGTGGTGGGGCCCACATACATGGACTATCCGGGAACAATCTCGAAGGTGTCGGCCGTTGCTAGATATGTTGGCCGGGTACTGGCTGGCGAATAA
- the era gene encoding GTPase Era: protein MSFTDTPEGFRSGFVSFVGRPNTGKSTLTNALVGEKIAITADQPETTRHPIRGLVHREDAQIIVVDTPGLHRPRTLLGERLNESVKDTYSDVDLIGLTIPATDKIGPGDRWILDAVRTAAPKTPIVGIVTKIDKASWDQVAAQLMAVHELLGGESEVVPVSSASGENIDTLAAVIAGLLPEGPKYYPDDHITDEDIETRMSELIREAALSGLKDELPHSIAVEIDEVLPDEPRPGMLTVHAIIYVERPGQKDIIMGHNNQRMGRIIHNSRQQLTKLLGKNIYLDLRIKILKNWQSDPKALNRLGF from the coding sequence ATGAGCTTTACCGACACCCCGGAAGGTTTCCGTTCAGGCTTCGTCAGCTTCGTCGGCCGCCCCAACACAGGCAAATCCACGCTGACCAACGCCCTGGTGGGTGAGAAGATCGCCATCACAGCCGATCAGCCTGAAACCACCCGTCACCCGATCCGCGGCCTGGTGCACCGCGAGGACGCCCAGATCATCGTCGTGGACACCCCCGGCCTGCACCGCCCACGCACCCTCCTGGGCGAGCGTCTCAATGAATCGGTCAAGGACACCTACTCCGATGTGGATCTCATCGGCCTGACCATCCCGGCCACCGACAAGATCGGCCCCGGTGACCGCTGGATCCTCGATGCGGTGCGCACCGCCGCACCGAAGACCCCCATCGTGGGTATTGTCACCAAGATCGACAAGGCATCCTGGGACCAGGTTGCGGCCCAGCTCATGGCGGTCCATGAGCTGCTCGGGGGCGAAAGCGAGGTGGTTCCCGTGTCCTCCGCCTCGGGTGAGAACATCGACACCCTCGCTGCTGTCATCGCCGGTCTCCTGCCGGAGGGCCCCAAGTACTACCCGGATGATCACATCACCGATGAGGACATCGAGACCCGCATGTCGGAGCTGATCCGTGAGGCGGCCCTGTCCGGTCTCAAGGATGAACTGCCGCACTCCATCGCCGTGGAGATCGACGAGGTCCTCCCGGATGAACCCCGTCCCGGCATGCTTACCGTCCATGCGATCATCTACGTGGAACGCCCGGGCCAGAAGGACATCATCATGGGCCACAACAACCAGCGCATGGGGCGGATCATCCACAATTCCCGCCAGCAGCTGACGAAGCTGCTCGGCAAGAACATCTACCTGGATCTGCGCATCAAGATCCTCAAGAACTGGCAGTCCGACCCCAAGGCACTCAACCGCCTGGGGTTCTAG
- a CDS encoding hemolysin family protein, which translates to MDETVLWLGLATVVSLLLSGLLGAIESAVSTVSRARVEQMHKDEVSGSAALLHVIDNRATNINILVMLRTLLDTSAAVLAGVIAVHLVTSDAWAIFLAIVVVSLITFGVVGVFGRTVGRKNPYTVSLRSAVVLTGVEKVLGPLAKLIIWVGNVIAPGPGLRNGPYATEVELREMVDIAQEHGIVEVEERRMIQSVFDLASTTVRQVMVPRPEMIWIESGKSAGQATALCVRSGHSRIPVIGENVDDIIGVVYLKDLVKQTYYATDGGRSVTVDEVMRPAKFIPDSRPLDALLQEMQEEQNHIAILIDEYGGVAGLISIEDILEEIVGEIADEYDNDEVAPIEQIAERTYRVMSRLSLEDLRDHLQEELEVDIDFTDDIDDQVDTVGGLIAFELGRVPLPGATVETSGLRLTAEGKRNRRGRLRMHSAVVEVLPAVEQAEN; encoded by the coding sequence ATGGATGAGACCGTCCTATGGCTGGGGCTGGCCACCGTCGTCTCCCTGTTGTTGTCCGGACTGCTCGGGGCCATCGAATCCGCTGTCTCCACCGTCTCCCGGGCCCGCGTGGAGCAGATGCACAAGGACGAAGTCTCCGGCTCGGCGGCCCTGCTGCATGTCATCGACAACCGGGCCACCAACATCAACATCCTGGTGATGCTGCGGACCCTGCTGGACACTTCCGCGGCCGTGCTGGCCGGTGTCATCGCGGTCCATCTGGTCACCAGCGATGCCTGGGCGATCTTCCTGGCCATCGTGGTGGTCTCCCTCATCACCTTCGGCGTGGTGGGTGTGTTCGGCCGGACAGTGGGGCGGAAGAACCCCTATACCGTCTCCCTGCGCAGTGCGGTCGTGCTCACCGGCGTGGAGAAGGTGCTCGGCCCCCTGGCCAAACTGATCATCTGGGTGGGCAATGTCATCGCCCCGGGCCCGGGCCTGCGCAACGGCCCCTATGCCACCGAGGTGGAGCTGCGCGAGATGGTCGACATCGCCCAGGAACACGGGATCGTGGAGGTGGAGGAACGCCGTATGATCCAGTCGGTGTTCGACCTCGCCTCCACCACAGTCCGACAGGTGATGGTGCCCCGACCCGAGATGATCTGGATTGAATCCGGCAAGAGCGCCGGCCAGGCCACCGCCCTGTGCGTGCGGTCCGGGCATTCCCGTATCCCGGTCATCGGTGAGAATGTCGATGACATCATCGGTGTGGTCTACCTGAAGGACCTGGTCAAACAGACGTACTACGCCACCGATGGTGGACGTTCCGTCACCGTCGACGAGGTCATGCGCCCGGCCAAGTTCATCCCCGATTCCCGCCCCCTGGATGCCCTGCTGCAGGAGATGCAGGAGGAGCAGAACCACATCGCCATCCTCATCGACGAATACGGTGGCGTGGCGGGGTTGATCTCCATCGAGGACATCCTGGAGGAGATCGTCGGTGAGATCGCCGATGAATACGACAATGATGAGGTCGCCCCGATTGAACAGATCGCCGAGCGTACCTACCGGGTGATGTCGCGCCTGTCCCTCGAGGACCTCCGGGACCATCTGCAGGAGGAACTCGAGGTGGACATCGATTTCACCGATGACATCGATGATCAGGTGGACACCGTCGGTGGGCTCATCGCCTTCGAACTCGGCCGCGTCCCGTTGCCCGGGGCCACCGTCGAGACCTCGGGCCTGCGGTTGACCGCGGAGGGTAAACGCAACCGCCGTGGCCGACTGCGCATGCATTCGGCCGTGGTTGAGGTGCTGCCCGCGGTGGAGCAGGCTGAGAACTGA
- a CDS encoding VIT1/CCC1 transporter family protein: MSEDPDPDQPATAPPTPDQVRRWQRYLANERAEAEVYRDLARKRTGEEREILLKLAEAESRHEAHWRGLLGDAGGGPVKPDLRTRVLGMLTRRFGSVFSLALMQSAESRSPYSSDDDATEQMSADERIHAEVIRGLATRGRERMSGNFRAAVFGVNDGLVSNLALVIGVMASGVAPQIVLITGVSGLLSGALSMAAGEYISVRSQLELLDASTPDPETRTAIPELDVDANELELVYRARGMGEQEAAARAAAVFGALVSSRGELDDAHLIPTTDREETGSARSAALFSFLSFSVGAFIPIIPLLFGLAGVAAGVLALVLVGISLLFTGGLTGVLSGKPPLYRAIRQLLVGLGAASITYVLGLAFGTML, translated from the coding sequence ATGAGTGAGGATCCCGACCCCGACCAGCCGGCCACAGCTCCACCCACCCCGGATCAGGTGCGACGGTGGCAGCGTTACCTGGCCAATGAGCGTGCCGAGGCGGAGGTCTACCGTGACCTCGCCCGGAAACGCACCGGGGAGGAACGCGAGATCCTGTTGAAACTCGCTGAGGCGGAATCCCGCCATGAGGCGCACTGGCGTGGTCTGCTCGGGGATGCCGGGGGAGGACCCGTCAAACCTGATCTGCGCACCAGGGTCCTGGGGATGCTGACACGGCGTTTCGGGTCGGTGTTCTCCCTGGCTCTGATGCAGTCGGCGGAGTCCCGCAGTCCCTACAGCTCCGATGATGATGCCACGGAGCAGATGAGTGCGGATGAGCGCATCCACGCCGAGGTCATCCGCGGTCTTGCCACCCGTGGCCGGGAACGGATGAGCGGCAATTTCCGTGCCGCGGTCTTCGGCGTTAACGACGGGTTGGTCTCCAACCTCGCGCTGGTCATCGGCGTGATGGCCAGTGGCGTCGCCCCGCAGATCGTGCTGATCACCGGCGTGTCCGGCCTCCTGTCAGGGGCGTTGTCCATGGCGGCCGGCGAGTACATCTCCGTGCGCTCCCAGCTGGAGCTTCTCGACGCCTCAACCCCCGACCCGGAGACCCGCACCGCCATCCCGGAGCTCGATGTCGATGCCAATGAGCTGGAGCTGGTCTACCGCGCACGTGGCATGGGGGAGCAGGAGGCGGCAGCCAGGGCGGCCGCTGTCTTCGGGGCCCTGGTTTCCAGCAGGGGTGAGCTTGACGACGCCCACCTCATCCCCACCACCGACCGTGAGGAGACCGGCTCAGCCCGATCTGCGGCGCTGTTCAGCTTCCTCAGTTTCTCCGTGGGGGCCTTCATCCCGATCATCCCCCTGCTCTTCGGTCTTGCCGGTGTGGCGGCGGGAGTCCTGGCACTGGTGCTGGTGGGCATCTCCCTCCTGTTCACCGGTGGTCTCACCGGGGTCCTGTCGGGCAAACCACCGCTGTACCGGGCGATCCGTCAGTTGCTGGTGGGGTTGGGGGCCGCCTCGATCACCTACGTCCTGGGGTTAGCCTTCGGCACCATGCTCTAG
- the ybeY gene encoding rRNA maturation RNase YbeY — protein sequence MSIEVFNESGYDGVNEEMLIDVLSFALGEMDIHPDAEASIHIVDSDTIAELHVKWLDLEGPTDVMSFPMDELTPGYSRPDGGAPGPAMLGDIVLCPEFAEKQATKAGHDLSHELALLTVHGCLHLLGYDHVEPAQEREMFALQNELLADWYDDVDRRGVVYQPKPTGPGAFPTAADRLELDQTMIAEEQGEPGESGASAR from the coding sequence ATGAGCATTGAGGTTTTCAACGAATCCGGTTACGACGGCGTGAATGAGGAGATGCTCATCGATGTCCTCTCCTTCGCCCTCGGTGAGATGGACATCCACCCCGATGCGGAGGCCTCCATCCACATCGTGGACTCCGACACCATCGCGGAACTGCACGTCAAGTGGCTGGACCTGGAGGGCCCGACCGATGTGATGAGCTTCCCCATGGATGAGCTCACCCCCGGTTATTCCCGCCCCGACGGCGGAGCCCCCGGCCCGGCGATGCTCGGGGATATCGTGCTGTGCCCGGAGTTCGCGGAGAAACAGGCCACCAAGGCCGGGCATGACCTGTCCCATGAGTTAGCGCTGCTCACCGTCCACGGGTGCCTGCACCTGCTGGGATACGATCATGTCGAACCGGCGCAGGAACGCGAGATGTTCGCCCTGCAGAATGAACTGCTGGCCGACTGGTATGACGACGTGGACCGACGTGGGGTGGTCTACCAGCCCAAACCCACCGGACCCGGTGCCTTCCCGACAGCGGCGGACCGCCTCGAACTCGATCAGACCATGATCGCCGAGGAACAGGGCGAACCCGGCGAATCTGGCGCCTCCGCCCGTTAA
- a CDS encoding PhoH family protein, whose protein sequence is MSTVYNLQRDLAPTVLGVTDDNLRVLDNQVDADFHARGSRIELTGPAHEVSRAGKILDELQAIARRGHVISTDTVKNVISMINVETPQSVSEILTGDIIARRGKVIRAKTLGQKEYVDAIDENTIVFGVGPAGSGKTYLAMAKAVAALQSKQVSRIILTRPAVEAGEKLGFLPGTLNEKIDPYLRPLHDALRDMVEPEVIPKLMEAGIVEVAPLAYMRGRTLNDAFVILDEAQNTTPAQMKMFLTRLGFGSKMVVTGDITQVDLPGGQKSGLRLVRHILRDVPDVHFTELTSEDVVRHQLVGHIVNAYDEYEELQEKRENERRRAREEREEALRRAVEAEAREQEGLQS, encoded by the coding sequence GTGTCCACCGTCTACAACCTCCAGCGCGATCTGGCGCCCACGGTTCTCGGCGTCACCGACGACAACCTGAGGGTGTTGGACAATCAGGTGGATGCTGATTTCCACGCCCGGGGTAGCCGCATCGAGCTGACCGGACCGGCCCATGAGGTCTCCCGCGCCGGGAAGATCCTCGACGAGCTGCAGGCCATTGCCCGCCGCGGCCATGTGATCAGCACCGACACCGTCAAGAACGTCATCAGCATGATCAATGTCGAGACCCCGCAGTCGGTGTCCGAGATCCTCACCGGTGACATCATCGCCCGCCGCGGCAAGGTCATCCGCGCCAAGACCCTCGGCCAGAAGGAATACGTCGATGCCATCGATGAGAACACCATCGTCTTCGGCGTGGGTCCCGCAGGTTCCGGCAAGACCTACCTGGCCATGGCCAAGGCCGTGGCGGCGCTGCAGTCGAAGCAGGTCAGCCGCATCATCCTGACCCGGCCGGCCGTGGAGGCGGGGGAGAAGCTGGGGTTCCTGCCCGGCACCCTCAATGAGAAGATCGACCCGTACCTGCGTCCCCTCCATGACGCCCTGCGCGACATGGTCGAGCCCGAGGTCATCCCGAAGCTGATGGAGGCCGGGATCGTCGAGGTCGCCCCGCTGGCCTATATGCGTGGCCGCACCCTCAATGATGCGTTCGTGATCCTCGATGAGGCCCAGAACACCACCCCGGCCCAGATGAAGATGTTCCTCACCCGACTGGGTTTCGGGTCGAAGATGGTGGTCACCGGTGACATCACCCAGGTCGACCTCCCCGGTGGACAGAAGTCCGGCCTGCGCCTGGTGCGCCACATCCTGCGTGATGTGCCGGATGTGCACTTCACCGAGTTGACCTCCGAGGACGTGGTGCGACACCAGCTGGTCGGCCACATCGTCAACGCCTATGACGAGTACGAGGAGCTGCAGGAAAAGCGCGAGAACGAGCGTCGCCGCGCCCGCGAGGAACGCGAGGAAGCTTTACGACGCGCAGTCGAGGCCGAAGCACGCGAGCAGGAGGGTCTCCAGTCATGA
- the dnaJ gene encoding molecular chaperone DnaJ, which yields MARDYYGILGVDRNATDSEIKKAYRKLARKYHPDVNPSEEAAEKFREASVAHEVLTDPDKRRIVDMGGDPMEQGGGAGHPGGFGSGGLGDIFDAFFGGGAGSRGPRSRVQPGSDTLWRTSITLEEAFTGVKKDLTLDTAVLCSKCHGSGSASNAKPKTCGTCHGSGEIQEVQRSFLGNVMTSRPCHTCNGTGEVIPDPCDECAGDGRVRARRDIVADIPAGIQSGMRIRMAGQGEVGAGGGPAGDLYVEVMVRPHAVFTRDGDDLHASIRVPMIDAALGSELEVESLTGEEITVVIPAGTQPNQVITLEGEGMPRLRAEGRGDLMAHVDLFVPTEIDDRTRELLEQIRDYRRDNSSVHREGEEHGGLFDKLKSKFRNR from the coding sequence GTGGCACGTGACTATTACGGCATCCTCGGAGTTGACCGCAACGCAACCGACTCTGAAATCAAGAAGGCGTACCGCAAGCTTGCCCGCAAATACCACCCTGATGTGAACCCCAGTGAGGAGGCGGCGGAGAAGTTCCGTGAGGCCTCCGTGGCCCATGAGGTGCTCACCGATCCGGATAAGCGCCGGATTGTGGATATGGGTGGCGATCCCATGGAGCAGGGTGGTGGTGCCGGACATCCGGGTGGTTTCGGCAGTGGCGGTCTGGGTGACATCTTCGATGCCTTCTTCGGTGGCGGTGCGGGTTCCCGTGGGCCACGGTCGCGTGTACAGCCCGGCAGTGACACCCTGTGGCGCACCTCCATCACCCTGGAGGAGGCGTTCACCGGTGTGAAGAAGGATCTCACCCTGGACACGGCTGTGCTGTGTTCCAAGTGTCATGGTTCGGGTTCCGCCTCCAATGCCAAGCCGAAGACCTGTGGCACCTGCCATGGTTCCGGTGAGATCCAGGAGGTGCAGCGCAGTTTCCTGGGCAATGTCATGACCTCGCGTCCGTGCCACACGTGTAACGGCACCGGTGAGGTCATTCCCGATCCGTGTGATGAGTGTGCCGGTGATGGTCGTGTGCGTGCGCGCCGTGACATCGTGGCCGATATCCCGGCCGGTATCCAGTCGGGTATGCGCATCCGGATGGCGGGTCAGGGTGAGGTCGGCGCCGGTGGTGGACCCGCCGGTGATCTCTACGTCGAGGTGATGGTCCGTCCGCATGCGGTGTTCACCCGCGATGGTGATGATCTGCACGCCAGTATCCGCGTGCCCATGATCGATGCGGCACTGGGGTCGGAGCTTGAGGTGGAGTCGCTGACCGGTGAGGAGATCACCGTGGTGATCCCGGCCGGCACGCAGCCGAACCAGGTTATCACCCTGGAGGGTGAGGGCATGCCGCGTCTGCGCGCCGAGGGTCGCGGGGACCTCATGGCACATGTGGACCTGTTCGTCCCGACCGAGATCGATGACCGCACCCGTGAGCTGCTGGAGCAGATCCGGGATTACCGCAGGGACAATTCCTCGGTGCACCGTGAGGGTGAGGAGCATGGCGGGTTGTTCGATAAGCTCAAGAGCAAGTTCCGCAACCGCTGA
- a CDS encoding isoprenyl transferase — protein sequence MVSELVPPNIPAEFLPRHIALVMDGNGRWATEKGMKRTEGHRRGEAVLLDVVDACLALGVPYLSAYAFSTENWRRSTEEVRFLMGFNRDVLRRQRDGLHEKGVRVRWVGRRPRLWRSVIRELEAAEELTKDNTNMTLAMCVNYGGRAEIIDAAREIARQAAAGQLRPEQINEKTFPDFLDEPDMPDVDLFLRPSGEKRTSNFLLWQSAYAEMVYQDKLFPDFTPQDLFDAVEEYARRDRRFGTA from the coding sequence ATTGTGAGTGAACTTGTACCCCCCAACATCCCTGCTGAATTCCTGCCCCGGCATATCGCGCTGGTCATGGATGGAAACGGCCGCTGGGCCACGGAGAAGGGCATGAAACGCACCGAGGGCCACCGGCGTGGTGAGGCGGTGCTGCTCGACGTGGTGGATGCCTGCCTGGCACTCGGTGTTCCGTACCTGTCCGCCTATGCCTTCTCCACGGAGAACTGGCGCCGCTCCACCGAGGAGGTCCGTTTCCTCATGGGGTTCAACCGGGATGTGCTGCGTCGACAGCGTGATGGCCTGCATGAGAAGGGCGTCCGTGTCCGGTGGGTGGGGCGTCGTCCCCGTCTGTGGCGTTCGGTGATCCGTGAGCTGGAGGCCGCGGAGGAACTGACCAAAGACAACACCAACATGACCCTGGCGATGTGTGTGAACTACGGTGGCCGCGCCGAGATTATCGATGCCGCCCGCGAGATCGCCCGGCAGGCGGCTGCCGGCCAGCTGCGGCCTGAGCAGATCAATGAGAAGACCTTCCCGGATTTCCTCGATGAGCCGGACATGCCGGATGTCGATCTCTTCCTGCGTCCCTCGGGGGAGAAGCGCACCTCCAACTTCCTGCTGTGGCAGTCGGCCTATGCTGAGATGGTGTACCAGGACAAGCTCTTTCCTGATTTCACCCCGCAGGATCTCTTCGACGCGGTCGAGGAGTACGCCCGTCGCGACCGTCGCTTCGGCACCGCCTGA
- the hemW gene encoding radical SAM family heme chaperone HemW: MSVPRSVFGVYVHVPFCSTRCGYCDFNTYTAGELGSTAGPDTYLDALEVELEMAVARLAAAHEADSDQPGPRPAETVFIGGGTPSLIGADGLSRVLSGIRNTFGLAPGAEITTESNPESTSPEFFDALRESGYNRISLGMQSASSSVLRVLDRRHTPGRPVAAAKEARAAGFDHVNLDMIYGTPTETDEDVRKTLDAVLEADVDHVSAYSLIVEDGTAMARKVRRGELPAPDEDVYADRYEMIDQRLRANGFDWYEVSNWAKPGGECRHNMGYWVDGDWWGAGPGAHSHIGDHRFYNVKHPARYSAQIAGGELPIMDTELLTADDHHTERVMLGLRLKQGLPAGIFSPSAHRVIDRHIDRGLLHRVGGNIAVTDAGRLLADGIIADILLAEDDDLPGA, encoded by the coding sequence ATGTCAGTTCCTCGCTCCGTCTTCGGTGTCTATGTCCATGTCCCATTCTGTTCCACCCGGTGCGGGTACTGCGACTTCAACACCTACACGGCGGGTGAACTGGGCAGCACCGCCGGGCCCGATACCTATCTCGATGCGCTCGAGGTGGAATTGGAGATGGCTGTCGCCCGCCTCGCCGCGGCCCATGAGGCCGATTCCGACCAGCCGGGCCCACGTCCCGCGGAAACCGTCTTCATCGGCGGCGGCACACCTTCACTGATCGGGGCGGATGGGCTCAGCCGGGTGCTCTCCGGCATCCGCAATACCTTCGGCCTGGCGCCGGGGGCGGAGATCACCACCGAATCCAACCCGGAGTCCACCTCGCCGGAGTTCTTCGATGCCCTGCGCGAGTCCGGGTACAACCGCATTTCGCTGGGGATGCAGTCGGCGTCGTCAAGCGTGCTTAGGGTGCTGGACCGCCGGCACACCCCGGGCAGGCCGGTGGCCGCCGCGAAGGAGGCACGCGCGGCCGGTTTCGACCACGTCAACCTCGACATGATCTACGGCACCCCCACCGAAACCGACGAGGATGTCCGTAAAACCCTCGACGCCGTCCTGGAGGCCGATGTTGATCATGTCTCCGCCTACTCCCTCATCGTGGAGGACGGCACCGCCATGGCCCGCAAGGTCCGCCGCGGCGAATTGCCCGCCCCCGACGAGGATGTCTACGCCGACCGTTACGAGATGATCGACCAGCGCCTGCGTGCCAACGGCTTCGACTGGTATGAGGTGTCCAACTGGGCCAAACCCGGCGGGGAGTGCCGCCACAACATGGGGTACTGGGTCGACGGTGACTGGTGGGGGGCCGGCCCCGGTGCCCATTCGCACATCGGCGACCACCGCTTCTACAACGTCAAACACCCCGCCAGGTACTCCGCACAGATCGCGGGCGGGGAGCTGCCGATCATGGATACCGAACTCCTCACCGCCGATGACCACCACACTGAACGCGTCATGCTGGGCCTGCGTCTCAAACAGGGGCTGCCCGCCGGGATCTTCTCCCCATCGGCGCACCGGGTCATCGACCGCCACATCGACCGGGGTCTGCTGCACCGGGTCGGCGGCAACATCGCGGTCACCGACGCCGGACGCCTGCTTGCCGACGGCATCATCGCCGACATCCTCCTCGCCGAGGACGATGACCTTCCAGGCGCCTGA
- the recO gene encoding DNA repair protein RecO: MRRESYRDRALVVRTHDFGEADRIVVLLTRDHGIVRGVAKGVRRSKSRFGSRLQLFVELDVQLYPGRNLSTISGADTVGYYASGIIDDFKRYSAASAILEIASSIAPMEQGPYLFDATTAALQRMQNAEHPVLLLDEYMLRAMDHAGWAPSLFDCAQCGRPGPHTAFHPGAGGAVCLYCRPQGSAKIPAETLHMMWLLAHGQGGRVLAEHPGLTGAIHRLTTAHLQWHLERKLPTLEVLDQV, translated from the coding sequence GTGCGCAGGGAGAGTTACCGGGACCGTGCCCTGGTGGTGCGGACCCACGACTTCGGTGAGGCCGATCGCATCGTTGTCCTGCTCACCCGTGACCACGGTATTGTCCGGGGGGTGGCCAAGGGGGTGAGGCGGTCGAAATCCCGGTTCGGTTCCCGGCTCCAGCTGTTCGTGGAGCTGGATGTCCAGCTGTATCCGGGGCGTAATCTGTCCACGATCTCCGGTGCGGACACCGTGGGGTACTACGCCTCCGGCATCATCGATGATTTCAAACGCTATTCCGCAGCCTCGGCCATCCTGGAGATCGCCTCCAGCATCGCACCGATGGAGCAGGGGCCGTACCTGTTCGATGCCACCACCGCCGCACTGCAGCGCATGCAGAATGCAGAGCACCCGGTGCTGCTCCTGGATGAGTACATGCTCCGCGCGATGGATCATGCGGGGTGGGCCCCCAGTCTCTTCGACTGTGCGCAGTGCGGACGCCCCGGGCCCCACACCGCCTTCCATCCCGGTGCCGGTGGGGCGGTCTGTCTCTACTGCCGCCCCCAGGGTAGCGCGAAGATACCCGCGGAAACGCTGCATATGATGTGGCTGCTCGCCCACGGGCAGGGTGGGCGGGTGCTGGCGGAGCACCCCGGGTTGACCGGGGCTATCCACCGGCTGACCACAGCACACCTGCAGTGGCATCTGGAACGCAAACTCCCCACGCTGGAGGTCCTGGATCAGGTGTGA
- a CDS encoding 16S rRNA (uracil(1498)-N(3))-methyltransferase, with protein MSLPVFISDTVAAAGEHVTVTGPEGRHAVTVKRITPGERVMLIDGHGTARTCQVTAVSGRDRMDVVVESVEEIPPPDPRVTIVQAIPKSERSELTVDLLTQAGADRIVAWQSQRTIAKWAGKEAKSLTKWQAAAEAAAKQSRRATIPEVVGVVDTAGVDKLIEEADLAIILHEEASQPFRELNFTGDVVVIIGPEGGVSPEEIHRFTAAGAHTVKLGPEVLRTASAGMVALAAIGVLSNRW; from the coding sequence ATGTCTCTTCCCGTCTTCATCTCCGATACGGTCGCCGCTGCCGGTGAGCATGTCACCGTCACCGGCCCGGAGGGGCGCCACGCCGTCACCGTCAAGCGCATCACCCCGGGTGAGCGCGTGATGCTTATCGACGGCCACGGCACCGCCCGCACCTGTCAGGTCACCGCGGTCAGTGGCAGGGACCGCATGGATGTGGTGGTGGAGAGCGTGGAGGAGATCCCACCTCCTGATCCCCGCGTCACCATCGTTCAGGCCATCCCGAAGTCCGAGCGCTCCGAACTGACCGTCGACCTGCTCACCCAGGCCGGTGCGGACCGGATAGTGGCGTGGCAGTCGCAGCGCACCATCGCCAAGTGGGCGGGCAAGGAGGCCAAGTCACTGACGAAGTGGCAGGCGGCCGCGGAGGCGGCCGCGAAACAGTCGCGGCGCGCAACCATCCCCGAGGTGGTCGGGGTGGTGGATACGGCGGGCGTCGACAAGCTCATTGAGGAGGCGGACCTGGCGATCATCCTGCATGAGGAGGCCAGCCAGCCGTTCCGGGAATTGAATTTCACCGGCGATGTTGTAGTGATTATCGGGCCTGAGGGCGGGGTGTCACCGGAGGAGATCCACCGGTTCACCGCCGCCGGGGCCCACACCGTGAAACTGGGCCCAGAGGTGCTCCGGACAGCATCGGCGGGGATGGTTGCCCTCGCGGCGATCGGCGTGCTGTCCAACCGCTGGTAA